In Candidatus Nitrosarchaeum limnium SFB1, the following proteins share a genomic window:
- a CDS encoding Signal transduction histidine kinase, with protein MDEINQNFNYHIEYDQTISNFENIKDSYDKQASIFERLVTEKNHNDIGNFWIYNTKIKNELKDFNNLVVNNQKTGDFLSISKSSELQRNFDSLYELHMNYENNASLALNYYYEGNQQDFLREYDNIKYQQLELFEKIDIIMQTLRTIPDSSMLSIGYIVDSFQTFQIIMIVLLGIITTMLVFFLNQTNVNLKMEIKNQTENLNQLNKKLQEMDLKRKEFISIASHELKGPLQPIFGFVELAKTKIISKQEALEGISSIAFHLENIANNVLDLTKIENNELELHLEKCSINNIIQEVVESENFNPERKVPIKIKLDVDVMLNLDKTRIKQVFRNILDNCIKFTEVGEIKIQTNLLKNQKTLKLFFSDTGPEIPNEVLPKMFHEVVTMDINKISGFGLGLYISKKIIDAHKGKISAYNHNNYPMFEITLPLITFEYNQNTPHTENLEKSIKNN; from the coding sequence ATGGATGAAATTAATCAAAATTTCAATTATCATATAGAGTATGATCAAACCATATCTAATTTTGAAAACATTAAAGATAGTTATGATAAACAGGCAAGCATATTTGAAAGATTAGTAACTGAAAAAAACCATAATGATATAGGTAATTTTTGGATTTACAACACTAAAATAAAAAATGAATTAAAAGATTTTAATAATCTTGTAGTAAACAATCAAAAAACGGGGGATTTTCTATCTATAAGTAAATCATCTGAATTACAAAGAAATTTTGACTCACTTTATGAATTACATATGAATTATGAGAATAATGCATCTTTGGCATTAAATTATTATTATGAGGGTAACCAACAAGATTTTCTAAGAGAATATGATAACATAAAATATCAACAATTAGAATTATTTGAAAAAATAGATATAATAATGCAAACTTTGAGAACTATTCCTGACTCTTCTATGCTGTCAATCGGATACATTGTAGACAGTTTTCAAACTTTTCAAATAATAATGATTGTATTGCTAGGAATTATTACAACAATGCTGGTATTTTTCCTAAATCAAACTAATGTAAATTTAAAAATGGAGATAAAAAATCAAACAGAAAATTTGAATCAACTAAATAAAAAACTACAAGAAATGGATTTAAAAAGAAAAGAATTCATCTCTATTGCATCACATGAATTAAAGGGCCCACTTCAACCAATTTTTGGCTTTGTAGAACTAGCTAAAACTAAAATTATCTCAAAACAGGAGGCTCTGGAAGGCATATCCAGTATTGCTTTTCATCTTGAAAATATTGCAAATAACGTATTAGATCTTACAAAAATTGAAAACAATGAATTAGAATTACATTTAGAAAAATGTAGTATAAACAACATAATTCAAGAAGTTGTAGAATCTGAAAATTTCAATCCTGAAAGAAAAGTTCCAATAAAAATAAAATTGGATGTAGATGTAATGCTAAATCTGGATAAGACTCGAATAAAACAAGTTTTTAGAAATATCTTGGATAATTGTATAAAGTTTACAGAGGTTGGAGAAATAAAAATTCAAACTAATCTATTAAAAAATCAAAAAACATTAAAATTGTTTTTTAGTGATACTGGTCCTGAAATTCCTAATGAAGTTTTACCTAAAATGTTCCATGAAGTAGTCACCATGGATATTAATAAAATTTCTGGGTTTGGACTTGGATTGTACATTTCAAAAAAGATAATCGATGCGCATAAAGGTAAAATTTCTGCATATAACCACAATAACTATCCGATGTTTGAAATCACTTTGCCATTAATTACATTTGAATATAATCAAAACACACCACATACAGAGAATTTAGAAAAATCAATTAAAAATAATTAA
- a CDS encoding CheY-like receiver, whose amino-acid sequence MPRVIVVDDDFDTAEVFSEFLMLHDIDVVGKAYNGFEGIKLYEELRPDIVFSDIWMPKYDGFYLLNNLKTSHPELKIVMITADLSQETYTKLKESKADALIFKPFRINQIMDTIDKISKNDSEIVTMVNKQQIG is encoded by the coding sequence ATGCCAAGAGTAATAGTAGTCGATGATGATTTTGATACAGCCGAAGTTTTTTCTGAATTCCTAATGTTACATGACATTGATGTAGTTGGTAAGGCCTATAATGGATTTGAAGGAATTAAATTGTATGAAGAACTGCGTCCAGACATAGTATTTTCAGATATATGGATGCCTAAATATGATGGATTTTATTTATTAAATAATCTAAAAACATCTCATCCAGAATTAAAAATTGTCATGATTACAGCAGATCTTTCTCAGGAAACATATACCAAATTAAAAGAATCGAAAGCAGATGCATTAATCTTTAAGCCATTTAGAATAAATCAGATTATGGATACAATTGATAAAATATCTAAAAATGACTCAGAGATAGTCACAATGGTTAATAAACAACAGATTGGATAA